The following nucleotide sequence is from Calditrichota bacterium.
TTGTCATCAGGGGGAAAGCGAAAGAGCCGGTTTACTTTATCATTGATAATGAAAAAGTAGAAATTAAAGATGCGAAGAATATCTGGGGAAAGAAAGTTCAGGAGACCAACAAATATTTCAAAGAAAAGTATGGCAATGATTTTCAAACGGCGGTTGTGGGTCCGGCAGGAGAAAGGGGCTCAAGGATTTCCGGAATTTTCAGCGGATTGCGCACAGCAGGGAGAGGCGGCGGCGGCGCTGTTATGGGCTCAAAGAATTTAAAGGGATTTGCTGTGCGCGGCACCGGAGATGTAAAAGTTTTTGATAAAACAGAATTTGAAGAAGCAGTCTGGATTGCTCATCGGGCTTTGCGAATGAGCAGTCAGATTAAACGTTTGAAAGAGACCGGCACTGACAATATTTTGAAATTGGTGAATGCGGCTGGCGCATTGCCGACCAGGAATTTTCAATTGGGTCAATTTTCTGAAGCTGAAGAAGTTGCCGGCGAGAAATGGCGCAAGGAATTCTGGAAAAAAGACATTGCCTGCTACGGTTGCCCCATTGCCTGTTCCAAAATTGCCTATTCTGAAAAATTCAAAATCACCATCGATGGTCCGGATTATGAAACAATTTTCGCCCTGGGCACAAATTGCGGTGTTTCGGATCGAGATGCCATTGTTTACGCAAATTATATTTGCGATGATTATGGCATTGACACGATTAGCACAGGCAACATCATTGCTTTTGTGATGGAACTTTATCAAAAGGGAATGATTGGAAAAGATGAACTCGATGGAATCGAAGCAAAATGGGGGAGCGGAGATGCGCTGGTGCAATTGACTGAAAAAATGGCAAAGGGCGAAGGTGTGGGCGTTTTGCTGGAAAAAGGAGTGCGCGAAATTAGCAAGCAATTTCCTGGCAGTGAAGAGTTTGCCATGCAGGTGAAGGGGCTGGAAATGCCGGGCTATTTACCGCGCGCAGCAAAAGGAATTGCCCTGAGTTACGCCATTTCCGAGCGAGGGGCATGCCATTTGCGCGGTTCGCCTTTGACGGAAATTTTAGGCGGAGCCGACCCGCTACAAGTGGAAGGCAAAGCAGCCCTGTTTCGTTCCAATCAACTGGATTCCACCGTGGTCAATACGATGATTTTGTGCTATTTTGTGAAATTTGGCATGACGCTGAAAGAAATTTATCAGATGATAAATCCGTGCACTGGATTTGAATATTCTCATCCGCGCGATTTGGAGGAAATCGCCGAGAGAATAATCAATATCACGAGACTTTTCAA
It contains:
- a CDS encoding aldehyde ferredoxin oxidoreductase family protein, with product MKSAHNGFANKILIVDLTKNEVKTENLSDEIKRNFLGGKGIGIYYLYRDLKAGVDPLSAENEIIFSVGPLTGTNAPTAGRFCVTTKSPATGTYMDAYCGGFLGQTIKFAGYDAIVIRGKAKEPVYFIIDNEKVEIKDAKNIWGKKVQETNKYFKEKYGNDFQTAVVGPAGERGSRISGIFSGLRTAGRGGGGAVMGSKNLKGFAVRGTGDVKVFDKTEFEEAVWIAHRALRMSSQIKRLKETGTDNILKLVNAAGALPTRNFQLGQFSEAEEVAGEKWRKEFWKKDIACYGCPIACSKIAYSEKFKITIDGPDYETIFALGTNCGVSDRDAIVYANYICDDYGIDTISTGNIIAFVMELYQKGMIGKDELDGIEAKWGSGDALVQLTEKMAKGEGVGVLLEKGVREISKQFPGSEEFAMQVKGLEMPGYLPRAAKGIALSYAISERGACHLRGSPLTEILGGADPLQVEGKAALFRSNQLDSTVVNTMILCYFVKFGMTLKEIYQMINPCTGFEYSHPRDLEEIAERIINITRLFNLRDGFTSKDDVLPKRSLQEPLPSGPGKGEVVDLDTLKSEYYRLMGWDENGVPKEETLKKLGITEMF